The segment ATTTGGAGAACAACATTCAAAGTCTTCGCGAAGAGCTCACCTTCAAAGATCAGGTGTTCGAGCAAGAACTCAGCGAGACTCGCACTCGTCGTCAAGTGGAAATCAGCGAAATCGATGGCGCCTTATCGCAACAATACGAAGCCAAGTTGCAACAATCTTTGCAAGAGTTGCGCGACCAATACGAAGGTCAAATGCGTGCCAATCGTCACGAAATCGAGGCCTTGTACGAGGGAAAACTCAAGGCTTTGCAATCATTGGTGGCTAACAACAGCAAAAATGCATCGACCGTTGCCGAGGAGTTGCGCATCACACGTTCTCGCATCGACAGCTTGAATGCCCGCATTGGCGAATTGGAGTCGCAAAACTTGGCACTGCAAAATCGCTTGGAGGACGAGCGTCGTTTGCATGCCAACGAAAAGGCGGCACTTGAAGCGGAACTCGCACGTTGGCGCGAGGAGATGGCTGCCCAATTGCAGGAATACCAAGATCTCATGGACATCAAGGTTTCATTGGACTTGGAAATTGCTGCTTACGACAAATTGTTGAAGGGAGAGGAATCTCGTTTGAATATCACACCTTCCGCAGCCAATCAATCTCAAAGTTTCTCACAAAGTTTGACACGTGTTCGTGCCACACCAGTAGGAAGTCGTTTGACACCCACGCGTGCCGGAGCAAAACGCAAGCGTACCGTCTTGGAGGAGTCCGAGGAACGCAGTGTCTCTGATTGGTCTACAACGGCATCCGCCAAGGGCGACGTAGAGATCACCGAGTGCGATCCCGAAGGCAAATTCGTCAAATTGCACAACAAAGGACAAAAGGTGAGAATTTCTTAATTCACTTTGAGacctttttttcctaaaaattttcattacagGAAGTCAACATTGGTGGCTGGCAAGTCATTCGTCGTTCAGGCGACCAAGAAACCACTTTTAAATTCCATCGCAGCGTAAAAATTGATGCAGGAGCCAATGTCACTGTTTGGTCTGCCGATACGCAAGGTGTGACACACGAGCCACCAGCAACGATCGTCatgaatggcaaaaaatgGGTCGTTGGAGACAATATCATCACAACATTGTTCAATGGCGAAGGAGAGGTAAtatcatttttgtcattttgaaaaatattttttttgtgacacttTATTTGTTTCTCACTCTTAGGAGGTCGCTGCATCGGAACGCGTTAAAAGAATCATCTCGACACGCGCCTCACGTCATCGTGACTTTGGCGGAAGTAATTTCGATGAAGAATTGTATCATCAGCAGGTACGCTACCGATCATCATTCACTGATAATGGGGTACGATAGTGTAGTTTCCTTTAGATTTGATCCAATGTATCATGCATGTTTCCCCGAAACCGTCCTATAGTTCCTTAGATTCCCatagaaaaatttagtcaGTATACAGTACTTAGTTGTAGAACATattcgtaaaataatttacaaattttagatGTGCAAAACAAGCTcagtttagttaatttttattgaactctgactttttttgctcgaactttttgtcccatttttttcgtaatggaggcaaaaatatattttgaaatataaaaattttgactttttatttcatgaaagttttaacattattggatttttaacTTCTGAAAGGCGCAACAAATTTCAGAGCATTTTGTGTATTCATCAATGAATGACCTAATATTTACATATGTCACACGAACTTATGAATCACTTTTGCACATCTGTGTGAATacctaataataacaacaaaaatttttttgataaaaaatatgtttactaAACTTATCGAAATCACGTATCCTGTTTTATTTTCTctgtaattttacaatttttatgaatttaaatatgcTAAACATGAATTTCGTTTTCGATCAGAGCTGCATTTAATTGATCGgcatcttttttatttcttacgtAATAAACCATCCAAGACAGAACTTGCACCAGTAAAATGACTGCCAttattgtcaaaattattgcGGCTATTATCAAATGATTATATCCATCGTAGTTAGGAATTAAAACTGATTGAGGACTCATTGTTGCAAGAGTAGTTTGAGTTGTAgaattgtttgtaattttttccattccaAGGG is part of the Culicoides brevitarsis isolate CSIRO-B50_1 chromosome 3, AGI_CSIRO_Cbre_v1, whole genome shotgun sequence genome and harbors:
- the LOC134833784 gene encoding lamin Dm0-like isoform X2, which produces MATKSKRSGASTPAPSTSTPGGQTAASSPLSPTRHSRLVEKVELQNLNDRLACYIDRVRHLESENARLSVQVQTTQETVTREVTNIKAMYEHELSDARKLLDETAREKAKLEIDTKRLWEENEELKKRLDKKTKEFITADNNARMYEQRSIELSGKYNTACSERKKAQDDCKELEKENDKLKKQIADLRKALEQETLARVDLENNIQSLREELTFKDQVFEQELSETRTRRQVEISEIDGALSQQYEAKLQQSLQELRDQYEGQMRANRHEIEALYEGKLKALQSLVANNSKNASTVAEELRITRSRIDSLNARIGELESQNLALQNRLEDERRLHANEKAALEAELARWREEMAAQLQEYQDLMDIKVSLDLEIAAYDKLLKGEESRLNITPSAANQSQSFSQSLTRVRATPVGSRLTPTRAGAKRKRTVLEESEERSVSDWSTTASAKGDVEITECDPEGKFVKLHNKGQKEVNIGGWQVIRRSGDQETTFKFHRSVKIDAGANVTVWSADTQGVTHEPPATIVMNGKKWVVGDNIITTLFNGEGEEVAASERVKRIISTRASRHRDFGGSNFDEELYHQQGDPQRAEKCRIM
- the LOC134833784 gene encoding lamin Dm0-like isoform X1 codes for the protein MATKSKRSGASTPAPSTSTPGGQTAASSPLSPTRHSRLVEKVELQNLNDRLACYIDRVRHLESENARLSVQVQTTQETVTREVTNIKAMYEHELSDARKLLDETAREKAKLEIDTKRLWEENEELKKRLDKKTKEFITADNNARMYEQRSIELSGKYNTACSERKKAQDDCKELEKENDKLKKQIADLRKALEQETLARVDLENNIQSLREELTFKDQVFEQELSETRTRRQVEISEIDGALSQQYEAKLQQSLQELRDQYEGQMRANRHEIEALYEGKLKALQSLVANNSKNASTVAEELRITRSRIDSLNARIGELESQNLALQNRLEDERRLHANEKAALEAELARWREEMAAQLQEYQDLMDIKVSLDLEIAAYDKLLKGEESRLNITPSAANQSQSFSQSLTRVRATPVGSRLTPTRAGAKRKRTVLEESEERSVSDWSTTASAKGDVEITECDPEGKFVKLHNKGQKEVNIGGWQVIRRSGDQETTFKFHRSVKIDAGANVTVWSADTQGVTHEPPATIVMNGKKWVVGDNIITTLFNGEGEEVAASERVKRIISTRASRHRDFGGSNFDEELYHQQVRYRSSFTDNGGDPQRAEKCRIM